One stretch of Euphorbia lathyris chromosome 7, ddEupLath1.1, whole genome shotgun sequence DNA includes these proteins:
- the LOC136200469 gene encoding protein CUP-SHAPED COTYLEDON 3, with protein MLAMEELLCELIGEDKNEQGLPPGFRFHPTDEELITFYLASKVFNGSFCGVEIAEVDLNRCEPWDLPDVAKMGEREWYFFSLRDRKYPTGLRTNRATGAGYWKATGKDREVYSASSGGLLGMKKTLVFYKGRAPRGEKTKWVMHEYRLDGDFSYRHSCKEEWVICRIFHKNGEKKTTLFEGQNYFFESQCTSSSSLPSLLEISTENHHNFTMNPHQNNDLKTLIFPYFPPNSMEINEATKQELNSNPSQLMLLKSLISNQNRNFKEEQSSSRSCSSSVLLQIKPENSLDSNLMNWVDKNHHQIYPNMLCNFMDCNGVTGISGADDSDIYYCP; from the exons ATGTTAGCCATGGAAGAGCTTCTCTGCGAGCTCATTGGGGAAGACAAGAATGAACAAGGTCTCCCTCCTGGTTTTCGTTTTCACCCAACAGATGAAGAACTTATCACATTCTATCTTGCTTCTAAGGTCTTCAATGGAAGTTTCTGTGGTGTTGAAATTGCTGAAGTTGATCTTAACAGATGCGAGCCTTGGGACCTTCCTG ATGTGGCGAAGATGGGGGAAAGAGAGTGGTACTTCTTCAGCTTGAGAGATCGGAAATACCCAACCGGACTACGAACGAACAGAGCTACCGGCGCCGGTTACTGGAAAGCAACAGGGAAAGATAGAGAAGTTTACAGTGCATCAAGTGGTGGTTTACTTGGCATGAAAAAAACACTTGTTTTCTACAAAGGTAGAGCTCCGAGAGGCGAAAAGACCAAATGGGTCATGCACGAGTATCGTCTCGACGGGGATTTCTCGTATCGCCACTCGTGTAAG GAAGAATGGGTGATTTGCAGGATATTCCACAAAAATGGGGAAAAGAAAACTACACTATTTGAAGGGCAAAATTACTTCTTTGAATCTCAATgtacttcatcttcttccttaccTTCATTACTAGAAATCTCCACAGAGAATCATCATAATTTCACCATGAATCCTCATCAAAACAATGATTTAAAAACCCTAATTTTCCCCTATTTTCCCCCAAATTCCATGGAGATCAATGAAGCAACAAAACAAGAATTAAACAGCAACCCATCTCAATTAATGCTGTTAAAATCCCtaatttcaaatcaaaatcgcAACTTCAAGGAAGAACAATCATCATCTCGATCTTGTTCTTCATCTGTTCTTCTTCAAATTAAACCAGAGAACAGTCTAGATTCTAATTTGATGAACTGGGTGGATAAGAATCATCATCAGATTTATCCAAACATGTTGTGTAATTTTATGGATTGTAATGGAGTTACAGGAATCTCAGGTGCTGATGATTCAGACATTTATTACTGTCCATGA